From the Cucurbita pepo subsp. pepo cultivar mu-cu-16 chromosome LG05, ASM280686v2, whole genome shotgun sequence genome, one window contains:
- the LOC111795706 gene encoding probable LRR receptor-like serine/threonine-protein kinase At4g37250, with product MSCHWSCRVLALLLLLLLLQCCCDGLNSDGVFLLSFKYGVLDDPLFVLQNWNYSDDTPCSWRGVTCGGDGATVTALSLPNSLLMGSVSSDLGLIQSLQFVDLSNNSFNGSLPLSLFNNSMLRFLDLSENLISDEVPAAVSRLGNLQVLNLSGNALFGEFPSDLANLGNLTVISLKNNYISGELPGRFGTVEVLDLSTNLINGSLPFDFGGDSLRYFNISYNRLSGEIPPDFAHKIPANATIDLSFNNFTGEVPVSDVFMNQEANSFAGNRQLCGEITKTACPIPSSPASLPPAIAAMPIDPSTPETTSPEKESGTGLKSSTIVAIVLGDVVGFAILCLLFFYVYHLKKKNKTDETHLKNESNLAKDSWSTSSSESRGFSRWSCLRKKEYPEEGNSEQVSIGSISGRRDTTEEGGEGNKRGTLVTVDGGEKELELETLLKASAYILGATGSSITYKAVLEDGTAFAVRRIGDGGVEKYKDFENQIRVVAKLVHPNLVRVRGFYWGVDEKLIIYEFVPNGSLANARHRKVGSSPCHLPWEARLRIAKGVARGLSYLHDKKHVHANLRPTNILLGYDMEPKIGDLGLDKVLFGDSTYKTGSSTRNFGSKRSTASRDSFQDFVTGPSPGPSPSPSWISGVSPYLAPESLRSLKPTPKWDVYSFGVILLELLTGKIIVLDELGQGLELAVHDKSRALRMADMAIRADVEGREDALLSFFKLGYTCASPTPQKRPSMKEALQVLDKFPTISTSSHYYGL from the exons ATGAGCTGCCATTGGAGCTGCAGAGTTCTtgctctgcttcttcttcttcttcttcttcaatgttgtTGTGATGGCTTGAATTCTGATGGAGTTTTCTTGCTTTCCTTTAAGTATGGCGTTTTGGACGACCCTCTTTTTGTGCTTCAGAACTGGAATTACTCCGATGACACGCCGTGTTCATGGCGGGGTGTCACCTGCGGCGGTGATGGTGCTACGGTTACAGCTTTATCGCTACCCAATTCTCTGCTTATGGGCTCTGTTTCATCTGATCTGGGTTTGATTCAAAGCCTTCAATTTGTTGATCTTTCGAACAATTCCTTTAATGGGTCTCTTCCTTTGTCTCTGTTCAACAATTCCATGCTTCGGTTTCTTGATTTGTCGGAGAATTTGATTTCCGATGAGGTTCCGGCGGCGGTGAGTCGACTTGGGAATCTGCAAGTTCTTAACCTCTCCGGCAATGCTCTGTTCGGGGAGTTTCCGAGTGATCTTGCGAATTTGGGTAATCTCACGGTTATATCTCTTAAGAACAATTACATTTCCGGGGAACTTCCTGGTCGGTTCGGAACGGTTGAGGTTTTAGATCTGTCTACTAATTTGATTAATGGGTCTTTGCCGTTCGATTTTGGTGGCGACAGTTTACGTTACTTCAACATCTCGTATAATAGACTTTCCGGCGAAATCCCGCCGGATTTCGCCCACAAAATCCCAGCCAACGCCACGATTGATCTCTCATTCAATAATTTCACCGGTGAAGTCCCTGTTTCCGACGTGTTCATGAACCAAGAAGCAAACTCCTTTGCCGGAAACCGCCAACTCTGCGGCGAGATAACGAAAACTGCATGCCCAATTCCTTCGTCGCCGGCGTCTCTCCCACCGGCAATCGCCGCCATGCCAATCGACCCAAGTACGCCAGAAACCACCTCGCCGGAAAAAGAGAGCGGAACAGGGCTAAAATCCTCAACTATAGTCGCGATTGTACTCGGCGACGTCGTCGGATTCGCAATTCTGTgcctcctcttcttctacGTCTACcacttgaagaaaaaaaacaaaaccgaCGAAACCCATTTGAAAAACGAATCCAATTTGGCCAAAGACAGCTGGTCCACATCTTCATCGGAATCCAGAGGATTTTCACGATGGTCCTGCCtgagaaaaaaagagtatCCAGAAGAGGGAAATTCCGAGCAGGTTAGTATCGGTTCCATCTCCGGCCGCCGCGACACAACGGAGGAGGgcggagaagggaacaaaaggGGAACTTTAGTGACAGTAGACGGCGGAGAGAAAGAGCTGGAACTTGAGACGCTATTGAAAGCGTCGGCGTACATCCTCGGCGCTACCGGATCGAGCATAACGTACAAGGCAGTGCTGGAAGACGGCACTGCATTTGCAGTGCGGAGAATCGGCGACGGCGGAGTTGAAAAGTATAAGGATTTCGAGAATCAAATTCGAGTTGTAGCCAAATTGGTTCATCCAAATTTGGTTCGTGTTCGTGGGTTCTATTGGGGCGTCGATGAGAAGCTCATCATTTATGAGTTCGTTCCCAATGGTAGCCTTGCCAATGCTCGTCACA GGAAAGTGGGCTCTTCACCTTGTCATCTTCCATGGGAGGCCCGATTGAGAATAGCAAAAGGAGTAGCCCGTGGCCTTTCTTATCTCCATGACAAGAAGCACGTCCATGCCAACTTAAGACCTACCAACATTCTTTTGGGCTACGATATGGAGCCCAAGATAGGCGACTTGGGTCTCGACAAGGTCTTATTCGGCGATTCGACTTACAAAACGGGTAGCTCCACTCGAAACTTCGGGAGTAAGAGGTCAACTGCATCTCGTGATAGCTTCCAAGACTTCGTTACTGGACCTAGCCCTGGACCAAGTCCAAGTCCTAGCTGGATCAGTGGAGTGTCACCATACTTAGCACCAGAATCGCTTCGGAGCTTGAAGCCTACTCCAAAGTGGGATGTGTACTCTTTTGGAGTGATACTACTGGAGCTACTAACTGGAAAGATCATTGTGTTGGATGAGTTGGGTCAAGGGCTTGAGCTTGCAGTCCACGATAAAAGTCGAGCTTTAAGAATGGCTGACATGGCGATTCGAGCTGACGTGGAGGGGAGAGAAGATGCATTATTatcattctttaaattaggttaTACTTGTGCATCTCCAACCCCACAAAAGAGACCATCCATGAAGGAAGCCTTACAGGTTTTGGATAAATTTCCAACTATATCCACGTCATCACACTATTATGGTCTCTAG
- the LOC111794336 gene encoding uncharacterized protein LOC111794336, whose protein sequence is MNMQATKEVERRNAQGELMEKKVETVEYRSSAGQGLEKKNVQVVHQVHSTPQNFATSGGVLAGAAAAVANTLQSAKEAISRK, encoded by the exons ATGAACATGCAAGCAACCAAG GAAGTAGAACGTAGAAATGCACAAGGTGAGTTAATGGAGAAAAAAGTAGAGACAGTAGAGTACCGATCGTCAGCAGGGCAAGGGTTAGAAAAGAAGAACGTGCAGGTTGTCCACCAGGTTCATTCTACGCCGCAAAATTTCGCCACTAGCGGCGGCGTTCTGGCTGGAGCCGCCGCAGCGGTCGCAAACACCCTCCAGTCTGCAAAGGAAGCCATCTCTCGCAAATAA